The Desulfomicrobium macestii nucleotide sequence AGTTGCTACAGTTCCGAGGGCAGCTCTTTGAGCTGGGCATAGGTGAAGACGGGTCCGTCCATGCACACGTACTTCGTGCCGATGTTGCAGCGCCCGCAGATGCCCACTCCGCACTTCATGCGTTTTTCCAGGGTGGTGAGGATGTTCTCATCTTCGAAGCCCAGTTTCTTGAGAGCCTGCAGGGTGAACTTGATCATGATGGGCGGGCCGCAGGTGATGGCCACCGTGTTCTTGGGCGAAGGGTTGATCTCGAGCAGCACGTTGGGGATGAGGCCGACCTTGTGCTCCCAGCCCTCGGACGGGTTGTCGATGGTCAGCACGGTGTTCACATCCTTGCGTTCCGTCCACTCCGGCAGTTCTGCCTTGTAGGTCAGGTCGGCGGGGCTGCGCGCACCGTACAACAGGGTTATGTCACCGTAGTCTTTACGGTTGTCGAGCATGTATGTGAACAGGGTCCGCAAGGGAGCCATGCCGATGCCGCCGCCCACGAAGACGATGTTCTTGCCCTTCAGGTCCTCCACCGGGAAGGAGTTGCCAAGAGGAGCGCGCACGCCGATCTGGTCGCCGGGCTGCAACTGGTGCAGACGGGTCGTGACCTCGCCCACGCGCATGACGCTGAACTGCAGGTAGTCCTTGCGGGTCGGGGAGGAGTTGATGACAAAGGTCGACTCGCCAACGCCGAAGACCGAGAGCTGCCCCACCTGGCCGGGCCGGAAGGTGAACTCCTTCATGCGCTCTTCGTTGTTGATGACGATGCGGAAGGTCTTGATGTTGTGCGTCTCCTGGATCACTTCGACAATGGTGGCCATGTCCGGGAGATAGGGATTGGCATTCATTCGGAGTACTCCTGTGCTGCTTTCACGATCTGCCGGATATCGACTCCGGCGGGGCACTGCTTGATGCACCGGCCGCATCCGCAACAGGCGATGACGCCCTTGTGCAGGTCCGGATAGTAGCTGAACTTGTGCCCGACGCGGTTCTTCAGACGATGCGCCTTGGTCGGACGCGGGTTGTGGCCGCTGCCTTCCAGGGTGAAGGTGTGGGACATGCAGTTGTCCCAGGAGCGGATGCGCCGGCTCTCAAGGCCCAGGTCGTCGTCGGTGATGTTGAAGCAGTAGCAGGTCGGACACATGTAGGTGCAGGCTCCGCAGGAGATGCACTTGGCCGACTGGGCCTGCCAGAAGTCCATGTCGTCGAAGCGGGCCAGAAGCTGGGCCGGGGCCGAAGCGTAATCGTGGGCCTCGCCCATCAGCTCCCTGGCCCTCACGTTCTTGGCGTCGGCTTCCTTGCCCTTGTCGCCCGCGTCCGCGAAGAGGGAAGACTTCATGACTTCCTCGCCGGCAGGCGTGACCGAACGCGCCACATACCCTTCCCCGACCAGGGTCAGGAGCACGTCGGAACCTTCCGCATCGGCAGGACCGCTGCCCACGCTGTGACAGAAACAGGTCGTCTCGGGACGGTCGCAGGCCAGCGAAATGAAGACCGTGTTGTCCCGACGCGTAATATAGTAGGGATCCTTGGTCTTGTCCGTTTCGTAGACCGGATTGAAGATGAGCTTGCCGCGTGCCCCGCACGGACGGCAGCCGATGACCACGTTCTTGCCCTCGGGCAGGGTCTCGGTGATTTCCGGCTTCTTCTCCGGGATCTCGCGCTTGACCGTCAGCAGGGTTTCCGTCTGCGGAAAGGTCGCGGCCTTGGGGGAGACGGCCGCCATGCGCGAGTGCATGTCAAGGACCATCCCCGGCAGAAAACGGCGGAAGGTCACGGTGCCGCAACTGGCCACGGGCGCGAGCACGCGGCAGGTGGCGGTCAGCTCCTCGGCCAAACGGATGAGGTTCTCTTTTGTTATGAATCGTTCCATTACCAGCCTCGCTCGTTGATGCGCTCTTCCTCGACCTTGAAGGTCAAGAGAGGCGGGGTCTGTTCCAGAGCCGTGCCTGCCTGCAGTTCAAACACGTCCTTGACCTGCTTGTTCATCCAGCGCCGCAGCAGCATGAGCGGAATGTCCACGGGACAGGCCCGCTCGCATTCGCCGCATTCCGTGCAGCGTCCGGCCAGATGCGAGACATGCACCATCTGGAACATCATGTTCTCGGCCGGGGAATTGTCCTGGCTGATCCAGAGGGGATCGCGGCTGGTCGCGATGCAATAGTCGCGGCAGACGCACATGGGACAGGCGTTGCGACAGGCGTAGCAGCGGATGCAGCGGCTCATGGTCTCCTGCCAGAAGGCGAGCTTTTCGGCGTCGCTCTTGGCTTCGAACTCATCCTGGCAGGCCAGGCTCGCGGCCGGGGCCGGAGTGTGCGCGGCGCCGATCAGCACATCGGAGATGATGGCGTCGGGCGTGGCGCAGACCAGGCATTTGTCGGCCAACACGTCAGAGAGTTTGAGGGTCGCGGACTGACCGGCCACGGAGATCTTGAGATCCTGCGCGCCAACCTCCACCGACTCCACGAATCCAGGATCGGCGGGCAGGGCCGCGCGGATCTTGCGCTGGCTGACCACGCCGTCGCAGCAGAGGCCGAAAACGACGACATTCTCGCGGTTGATCAGGTTTTCATTCAAGAGCTGGATCACGCTCTTGCTGTCGCAGCCCTTGACCACCACACCGATCTTCTTGCCCTTGAACCCGGGCAGGTAGGTGGCCAGGTTGTGCACGGCCAAGGGGCCTATGATGAGCCGATCCAGATCCGCCTCGGTGCGGATGAAGAGCGGCGTGGCATGGAGCGGATCATAGCCCTGCTCCCAGCCGATGACGCACTCAAGCTCGCCCAGGTGGCTCTTGATGGCATTTTTGAGATCATCCAATTGGGACATATGTCCTCCTGTTATTGCAAATCTATCCGTGACACGGGCAAGTCTGCCCCTGACCAGCCTGGACGGCCAGCGTGTTCCAGTCCGCTTCGGACGCCGGGTTGAAGGTCGGCGCGGGGCCGAGCTCATGGATGCGGCGCGTGAACTCCGTGACCACATGCTGCCAACGCTGACCTTCCGAGGCCGAAACCCAGGTGTATTCGAAACGGCGCGCATCGATGCCGGTTATGGGCAGGAAGCGCTTGAGCATTTCGAGCCTGCGCCGGGCATAGAAGTTGCCTTCGGCGTAGTGGCAATCCCGGGGATGACAGCCGGACACGAGCACTCCGTCCGCGCCGTTCATGAGAGAACGGACGATGAAGAGCGGATCGATGCGGCCGGAACAGGGCACGCGGATGACGCGCAGATCCGTGGGCTGAGTGAATCGGGATACACCCGCCGTGTCCGCGCCGCCGTAGGAGCACCAGTTACAAAGAAAGCCGACTATTCGTAATTCGCGAACATCTTGGGCGGGCATAAGGCGTTCACCTCCGCGAGGATCTGGTTATCTGTGAAATGTTCAAGCTGGATGGCGCCCTGGGGACAGGTCACCGTGCAGATGCCGCAACCCTGACAGACCGTGTCGATGACCTCGGCCTTCGGATTGCCGAAGCGATCCTCGATGGCCTTGATGGCTCCGAACGGACAGGTCTGGATGCATTTGCCGCAGCCGACGCAGCGGGCCGGGTTGACCCTGGAAACTGCCGGGTCGGATTCCAGCTCCTTCTTGGACAGAAGGCCCAGAACCTTGGCCGCGGCGGCACTGCCCTGACCGACGGAGGCCGGAATGTCCTTAGGGCCCTGACAGGCGCCGGCCAGGAACACGCCGGCGGTGTTGGTCTCGACGGGCTTCAATTTGGGATGGCTCTCGACGAAGAATCCGTACTGATCCGGAGCCACGCGCAATTTTTCGCCCAGCTGCACCGCGCCCTTGGCCGATTCGGCGCCAACGGCCAGAACGACCAGATCGGCGGGAACCTCGACCTGCG carries:
- a CDS encoding FAD/NAD(P)-binding protein encodes the protein MNANPYLPDMATIVEVIQETHNIKTFRIVINNEERMKEFTFRPGQVGQLSVFGVGESTFVINSSPTRKDYLQFSVMRVGEVTTRLHQLQPGDQIGVRAPLGNSFPVEDLKGKNIVFVGGGIGMAPLRTLFTYMLDNRKDYGDITLLYGARSPADLTYKAELPEWTERKDVNTVLTIDNPSEGWEHKVGLIPNVLLEINPSPKNTVAITCGPPIMIKFTLQALKKLGFEDENILTTLEKRMKCGVGICGRCNIGTKYVCMDGPVFTYAQLKELPSEL
- a CDS encoding 4Fe-4S dicluster domain-containing protein, yielding MERFITKENLIRLAEELTATCRVLAPVASCGTVTFRRFLPGMVLDMHSRMAAVSPKAATFPQTETLLTVKREIPEKKPEITETLPEGKNVVIGCRPCGARGKLIFNPVYETDKTKDPYYITRRDNTVFISLACDRPETTCFCHSVGSGPADAEGSDVLLTLVGEGYVARSVTPAGEEVMKSSLFADAGDKGKEADAKNVRARELMGEAHDYASAPAQLLARFDDMDFWQAQSAKCISCGACTYMCPTCYCFNITDDDLGLESRRIRSWDNCMSHTFTLEGSGHNPRPTKAHRLKNRVGHKFSYYPDLHKGVIACCGCGRCIKQCPAGVDIRQIVKAAQEYSE
- a CDS encoding 4Fe-4S dicluster domain-containing protein, producing MSQLDDLKNAIKSHLGELECVIGWEQGYDPLHATPLFIRTEADLDRLIIGPLAVHNLATYLPGFKGKKIGVVVKGCDSKSVIQLLNENLINRENVVVFGLCCDGVVSQRKIRAALPADPGFVESVEVGAQDLKISVAGQSATLKLSDVLADKCLVCATPDAIISDVLIGAAHTPAPAASLACQDEFEAKSDAEKLAFWQETMSRCIRCYACRNACPMCVCRDYCIATSRDPLWISQDNSPAENMMFQMVHVSHLAGRCTECGECERACPVDIPLMLLRRWMNKQVKDVFELQAGTALEQTPPLLTFKVEEERINERGW
- a CDS encoding hydrogenase iron-sulfur subunit: MPAQDVRELRIVGFLCNWCSYGGADTAGVSRFTQPTDLRVIRVPCSGRIDPLFIVRSLMNGADGVLVSGCHPRDCHYAEGNFYARRRLEMLKRFLPITGIDARRFEYTWVSASEGQRWQHVVTEFTRRIHELGPAPTFNPASEADWNTLAVQAGQGQTCPCHG